Genomic segment of Leptospiraceae bacterium:
ATTATTTTACTTTAAGTTTTTGGTTTCAAGGGAAAAAGCAATTTCAAAACAAAAAAGTATCTTCGTCTTTGTATTACCGCTACAAAGAAGGAGATCAAATAGAAGCCATCGTAATTAAAGATCTTTTTGAGAATCCAAAGATATTTTTGATTCCTCAAATTTTTAGCGAGATTGAGCTGGATAGAGCAAAATACAAAAATCTTAGTGAAATTAGTTGGATTTTGATAGCCATTGGGATTTTGTTTTTGTTGATTTCTTTTGTTGTGAAATCCTAACTATGTTAGAAAAAAAACTTTCTTTTGGTTTGACACCTTGTCCGAATGATACGTTCATTTTTTATCAGTTCTTGAAAAATCCCTTCATCGAGGGGCAATTTCATGACATTGAGGTTCTGAATGAATTAGCTTTCCAAAAAGCTCTGCCCTTGATTAAAGTTTCTTGTGCCACTGCCGTAAAACTCCAGGATTACATAATTCTTTCAGCTGGTGGAGCTATGGGGTATGATTGTGGTCCTATTCTGATTTCGAATTTTCTCAATCATGCCGAAACATGGGAAGATCTTTACACATCCAAAATTTATATCCCCGGAAGACACACAACAGCAAACTTTTTATTTCACCAATTCTCTAAGGAAAACAAAATCCCTTTTGAAAAACTAAGCATTCACTACGTTCGCTATGATCAAATCCTTCCTTTGCTCGTGAACAATCAAGAAAGGGCTTATGGAATCCTTATCCACGAGGAACGCTTCACGTATAAGAAGCATTCACTAAATCTTGTTTTGGATTTAGGCGAGTGGTGGTACAAGGAAAAAAATCTTCCCATCCCTTTGGGTTGTATTGTATTACATCAAGAATATCATGCTTATAAAGAATTTATTGAAGATAAGATTCGCGAAAGTTTACTTTACTCACAAAACCATTATTTTGAGGTTTTAGATTTCATGAAAAAGCATGCCCAAACTATGGATGAGGATGCCATCAAAAATCATGTTAATCTTTATGTGACAAAATTCAGTTATGATGTTGGAGTGGATGGCTGGAATGCCATCCAGATGTTGAAAACTTTCATTAACCAGAGTTAAACTACAAAAGAAAAATCAATGCCATAAGTAAAAATACCGGTTGTAAAATCAAGATTGAATAGATCATATATCCACCAAAGCTAGGCATTTTTATTCCTGCTTGTTCGGCAATTGAACGAACCATAAAGTTCGGTGCATTTCCGATGTAGGTATTCGCACCCATAAATACAGCTCCTAAAGACACTCCCACTAAAAGCATAGGATGATTTTGTATGAACTCTTGCACAGTTAGAGCTCCTTGTGCCGTAGTGAAAAACACCAAATACGTTGGAGCATTATCCAAAAAGCTTGAAAAAAGTCCTGTTGCATAGAAATACTCAATTGGGGTATCAAGTCCTAATTCTCCTCCATGAATTCGAAGGAGTATCAAAGCCGGAACCATCGTAATGAAGATACCAATAAATAATGCTGCAACCTCGATAATAGGATAAAAGTTGAAGTCATTTTCTTTTCGATATTCTACGGGTGTTGTGAGTTTTGAAAGTAAAATTAAGATCAAAAACAAAGGAACTTGGATGAGTTTATAGTATTCGTTTTCATGAATGAGGGATTTGAAGGGTTCATAGTTTTCATTGACGAATGCAACAACAAGAATCACACCGAGCAACCAAAGAAAGTTAATATATCCTTTAATCGTGATGGGCTCAACTTGTGTATCATCAGCTCTGAGATCTTCTTTGGTTTCTTTTTTATACATGATGCTATCCCAGATATAGTAAATGACTAATAAAGTACCTACAGTAAACAACCATTCAGGGAAAAGTCGAAACGTCCAAGTAAACGGAACTCCTCGTAAATATCCCAAAAACAAAGGGGGATCACCCAAAGGCGTCAAAAGTCCACCAATATTTGAAACAAGAAAGATGAAGAAAATCACAGTATGCACAACGTGTTTTCTTTCAGAGTTGGATTTCAACAAAGGACGTATCAAAACCATAGAAGCTCCAGTTGTTCCAATGAAAGAAGCAACTACGGAACCAACGAATAAAATTATGGTATTGTTCATTGGAGTGGCTTTAATGTCCCCACGAACTAAAATCCCACCACTTATGTAAAACAACGCCCCCAATAACGAAACAAAAGGAATGTAATCAAGAATGATTTGGTGTTTTAAATCCCCTAACCTTCCAATCGAAATCAGATATATAGCCACAGGTATCCCCAAAACCATTGAAACAATCAGTTTATTCAAGTTGCTATGCCACCAGTGTTCTGCAACTAAAGGTAATATCGCAATCGCAAGCAATATCAACACAAAGGGTATGACTGACCAAAATGCGGGTTCTATACCGTTATGCATATCAGCTCCTTGTTGAATTAAATTTTATTTAATTTGTTTCTTTTTTTTTAAAAAAAAACCAATAATGAAAAATCTATTCAAGAGTCAATTCTTTATCGAATACCAATATATGCACGAAATCCAATATACGCTATATAAAACGACAAAAGCACAATGCCTTGTATCCTTTGGATTGTGTGTCGCTTACCTAAAAACAACAGAAAAAACAAAATCAAACTTGATAATACAGAAACCAAAACATCAATATTGTTTTCTTCAGTAAACCTTAAGGGGGACAATGTGGCACTAACGCCTAAAATAAAAAACACATTAAAAATATTCGATCCTACTACATTTCCAACGGCTATGTCGGAATTTCCTTTGTAAGCAGCAACTCCTGTTGCAGCCAACTCAGGAAGCGAGGTTCCAACAGCCACAATGGTCAAACCGATGAATGCCTCACTTAAACCGACGAACTTCGCAATCTCTACAGCTCCATTGACCACCCAATCACCACCTAAAACTAACATCACTAATCCAACCACAACATATATAATTGACATCCATAAACTGAGTTCTTTTTTGGGGACCTCTTCTTCGAAGATTTCTCCTTTCTTGGCGATAGAAAAAATATAGTAAAGAAAAATCGTAAAGAAGAATAAGATAATGATACCGTCGTTATGAGAAAGTTGGTTTCTTTGAGTGGAGTCAAAAAAAACATCATTTGCCATTACCATTACAACTAACGATCCAAGTAAACTAAAGGGGATTTCTTTCCATACGGTGCTTTCACGAACGGTGAGTTCTTTGATGATGGCACTGATTCCTAAAATTAACAAAATGTTAGCAATATTGCTACCTAACACGTTGGAAATGGCAATATCGTCTTGACCGCGTATCGAAGAAAGTATGTTAACGGCTAATTCTGGTGAGGAAGTTCCCATTGATACGATGGTTAACCCTATGACCAAATCTGAAATACGAAATTTTCTTGCTAATGAGGAAGCTCCATCTACTAATAAACTCGCACCTTTAATCAATACAAAAAAGCCTGGGATAAACAAAATATACGTTATCAGCTTAGAGGTTTCCATGAACAACCAAAAAATGTTTGAACAAAAATCTGAAAAGTTGATTTGTGATTTTTAAGTATAACTCCAATAATATAAAAAAAATACTTGTTTACTTACAAAACGCATGATTTCTTACTTTAAAAAAACAGGTCTATTTATGAATGTCTTAGAAGAAACAACGATTCATGTTGGAGTATCTGAATGGAAGGTAGCGAAAAGTCCAGCAAAACTAAGAACTACTTTAGGTTCTTGCGTCGGGATCGTTCTTTATGATAAGACAAAAAAAATTGGAGGGATTAGCCATGCCTTATTAGATGAACCTCCAACTGGGAAGATCATCAATCGAGGAAAATATGCAAGAACTGCCATCGAAGAACTGATAAAAGATTTAGAAAAATTAGGAACTTCGAAAAAAAACCTCACAGCAAGGATATTTGGTGGGGCAAGTATGTTTCAAAACAGTGTTTCTAATATTTTCCAAAACATAGGTGAGAAGAACGTAAAAGTTTCTCGTGAGGTTTTAGAAAGCCACCAAATTCCAATTGTTTTTGAAGATGTTGGTGGACATAATGGGAGAACCATTACTCTGTTTTTAGATGATGGAAGGATACTTTTACGTAGTGGAACGATTGAAAAATATATATACAAAGTATAGGAGAATTTATGACGATTTCCTTCAAACAAGAGGTCCAACAAACACTAAATAACATAGAGAGATTACCTTCCTTTCCCGAAGTCGTTCATAAAGTTCTTAAATTACTACG
This window contains:
- a CDS encoding calcium/sodium antiporter; this translates as METSKLITYILFIPGFFVLIKGASLLVDGASSLARKFRISDLVIGLTIVSMGTSSPELAVNILSSIRGQDDIAISNVLGSNIANILLILGISAIIKELTVRESTVWKEIPFSLLGSLVVMVMANDVFFDSTQRNQLSHNDGIIILFFFTIFLYYIFSIAKKGEIFEEEVPKKELSLWMSIIYVVVGLVMLVLGGDWVVNGAVEIAKFVGLSEAFIGLTIVAVGTSLPELAATGVAAYKGNSDIAVGNVVGSNIFNVFFILGVSATLSPLRFTEENNIDVLVSVLSSLILFFLLFLGKRHTIQRIQGIVLLSFYIAYIGFRAYIGIR
- a CDS encoding chemotaxis protein CheD produces the protein MNVLEETTIHVGVSEWKVAKSPAKLRTTLGSCVGIVLYDKTKKIGGISHALLDEPPTGKIINRGKYARTAIEELIKDLEKLGTSKKNLTARIFGGASMFQNSVSNIFQNIGEKNVKVSREVLESHQIPIVFEDVGGHNGRTITLFLDDGRILLRSGTIEKYIYKV